A stretch of Dama dama isolate Ldn47 chromosome 22, ASM3311817v1, whole genome shotgun sequence DNA encodes these proteins:
- the SBF1 gene encoding myotubularin-related protein 5 isoform X2, translating to MARLADYFVLVAFGPHPRGSGEGQGQILQRFPEKDWEDNPFPQGIELFCQPSGWQLCPERNPPTFFVAVLTDINSERHYCACLTFWEPVEPTQEGPCARDAAAREEEADEGGSGALSPSAPGPPDQLFAPKTLVLVSRLDHVEVFRNSLGLIYTIHVEGLNVGLENVVGNLLTCLIPLAGGSQRTISLGAGDRQVIQTPLTDSLPISRCSVALLFRQLGITNVLSLFCAALTEHKVLFLSRSYQRLSDACRGLLALLFPLRYSFTYVPILPAQLLEVLSTPTPFIIGVNAAFQAEAQELLDVIVADLDGGTVTVPECVHIPPLPEPLQSQTHSILSMVLDPELELADLAFPPPTMSISSLKMQDKELRAVFLRLFAQLLQGYRWCLHMVRIHPEPVIRFHKAAFLGQRGLVEDDFLMKVLEGMAFAGFVSERGVPYRPTDLFDELVAHEVARMRADENHPQRVLRHVKELAEQLYKNENPYPAVAMHKVQRPGEASHLRRAPRPFPRLDEGMVQWIVDQAAAKMQGAPPAVKAEKRTTVPSGPPMTAIVERSGGLHGNSARRLEVVRNCISYVFEGKMLEAKKLLPAVLRALKGRAARRCLAQELHLHVQQNRAVLDHQQFDFVVRMMNCCLQDCTSLDEHGIAAALLPLVTAFCRKLSPGVTQFAYSCVQEHVVWSTPQFWEAMFYGDVQTHIRALYLEPAEDQDPFSVGEAPLQGDERSALDVASEQRRLWPTLSREKQQELVQKEESTVFSQAIHYANRMSYLLLPLDSSKSRLLRERAGLGELESASNSLVTNSMAGSVAESYDTESGFEDAEAGDVAGAVVRFINRFVDKVCTESGVTSDHLKGLHVMVPDIVQMHIETLEAVHRESKRLPPIQKPKLLRPRLLPGEECVLDGLRVYLLPDGREEGAGGPGGGPALLPAEGAVFLTTYRVIFTGMPTDPLVGEQVVVRSFPVAALTKEKRISVQTPVDQLLQDGLQLRSCTFQLLKMAFDEEVGSDSAELFRKQLHKLRYPPDIRGTFALTLGSAHTPGRPPRATKDKGPSFRTLSRNLVKNAKKTIGRQYVTRKKYNPPSWEHRGQPSPEDQEDEISVSEELEPSTLTPSSALKPSDRMTMSSLVERACCRDYQRLGLGTLSSSLSRAKSEPFRISPVNRMYAICRSYPGLLIVPQSIQDNALQRVSRCYRQNRFPVVCWRSGRSKAVLLRSGGLHGKGVVGLFKAQNAPSPGQSQADSSSLEQEKYLQAVVSSMPRYADASGRNTLSGFSSAHMGSHVPSPRARVTTLSNPMAASASRRTAPRGKWGSVRASGRSGGLSTDVGSRLAGVGPPQANGAPPDPGFLRPQRAALYIIGDKAQLKGVRPDPLQQWELVPIEVFEARQVKASFKKLLKACVPGCPATEPGPASFLRSLEDSEWLIQIHKLLQVSVLVVELLDSGSSVLVSLEDGWDITTQVVSLVQLLSDPFYRTLEGFRLLVEKEWLSFGHRFSHRGAHTLAGQSSGFTPVFLQFLDCVHQIHLQFPMEFEFSPFYLKFLGYHHVSRRFRTFLLDSDYERIELGLLYEEKGERRAPQACRSVWEYVERLSKRTPVFYNYMYAPEDAEVLRPYSNVSNLKVWDFYTEETLAEGPPYDWELAQGPPEPPEEERPDGGAPQSRRRVVWPCYDSRPRAQPDAISRLLEEMQRLETELGRPPERWKDAWDRVKAAQRLEGRPDGRGTPSSLLVSSVPHHRRSLGVYLQEGPVGSTLSLSLDSDQSSGSTASSSRQAARRSTSTLYSQFQTAESENRSYEGTLYKKGAFMKPWKARWFVLDKTKHQLRYYDHRVDTECKGVIDLAEVEAVAPGAPTMGAPKTVDEKAFFDVKTTRRVYNFCAQDVPSAQQWVDQIQSCLSDA from the exons ATGGCGCGGCTCGCGGACTACTTCGTGCTGGTGGCGTTCGGGCCGCACCCGCGCG GGAGTGGGGAAGGCCAGGGCCAGATCCTGCAGCGCTTCCCAGAGAAGGACTGGGAGGACAACCCATTCCCCCAGGGCATCGAGCTG TTCTGCCAGCCCAGTGGGTGGCAGCTGTGTCCTGAGCGGAACCCCCCCACCTTCTTCGTCGCTGTCCTCACTGACATCAACTCCGAGCGGCACTACTGCGCCTGCCTGACCTTCTGGGAGCCTGTGGAGCCCACGCAG GAAGGGCCGTGTGCCCGGGACGCCGCTGCGCGGGAAGAGGAGGCCGATGAGGGGGGCTCGGGGGCACTGTCGCCCTCCGCACCCGGCCCGCCTGACCAGCTGTTTGCTCCAAAGACGCTGGTGTTGGTGTCACGACTGGACCATGTGGAGGTGTTCAGG AACAGCCTTGGCCTCATCTACACCATCCATGTAGAGGGTCTGAACGTGGGCCTGGAGAACGTGGTCGGGAACCTGCTGACGTGCCTCATCCCCCTGGCCGGGGGCTCACAG AGAACCATCTCTTTGGGCGCCGGGGACCGGCAGGTCATTCAGACCCCGCTCACCGACTCACTGCCCATCAGCCGCTGCAGCGTGGCCCTGCTGTTCCGCCAGCTGG GCATCACCAACGTGCTGTCCCTGTTCTGCGCGGCGCTCACCGAGCACAAGGTGCTCTTCCTGTCCCGGAGCTACCAGCGCCTCTCCGACGCCTGCCGGGGGCTCCTGGCGCTGCTGTTCCCCCTCAGATACAG CTTCACCTACGTGCCCATCCTGCCGGCGCAGCTCCTGGAGGTGCTCAGCACGCCCACGCCCTTCATCATCGGGGTCAACGCCGCCTTCCAGGCAGAGGCCCAGGAGCTG CTGGACGTGATTGTTGCTGATCTGGATGGCGGGACGGTGACTGTCCCCGAGTGTGTGCACATTCCACCTCTGCCTGAGccactgcagagtcagacacacagcaTCCTGAGCATG GTCCTGGATCCAGAGCTGGAGCTGGCCGACCTTGCCTTCCCTCCACCTACGATGTCCATTTCGTCCCTGAAGATGCAG GACAAGGAGCTGCGTGCCGTCTTCCTGAGGCTCTTCGCTCAACTCCTGCAAGGCTACCGCTGGTGTCTGCACATGGTCCGCATCCACCCAGAGCCCGTCATCCGCTTTCATAAG GCAGCTTTCCTGGGCCAGCGTGGGCTCGTGGAGGATGATTTCCTGATGAAGGTGCTGGAGGGCATGGCCTTCGCAGGCTTCGTGTCAGAGCGCGGGGTCCCCTACCGCCCTACAGACCTGTTTGATGAg CTGGTGGCCCATGAAGTCGCTCGGATGCGGGCAGATGAGAACCACCCCCAGCGAGTTCTGCGTCACGTCAAGGAACTGGCTGAGCAGCTCTACAAGAAT GAGAACCCGTACCCTGCTGTGGCTATGCACAAAGTGCAGCGGCCCGGCGAGGCCAGCCACCTGCGGCGGGCACCCCGGCCCTTCCCCCGGCTGGACGAGGGCATGGTGCAGTGGATCGTGGATCAGGCTGCGGCCAAGATGCAGGGCGCGCCCCCCGCTGTGAAGGCCGAGAAGAGGACCACTGTGCCCTCGGGGCCGCCCATGA CGGCCATTGTGGAGCGGAGTGGCGGGCTGCATGGTAACAGCGCACGCCGGCTGGAGGTGGTCCGGAACTGCATCTCCTATGTGTTCGAGGGGAAGATGCTGGAGGCCAAGAAG CTGCTCCCAGCTGTGCTGAGGGCCCTGAAGGGGCGCGCGGCCCGCCGCTGCCTTGCCCAGGAGCTGCACCTGCATGTGCAGCAGAACCGGGCCGTCCTGGACCACCAGCAGTTCGACTTTGTGGTCCGCATGATGAACTGCTGCCTGCAG GACTGCACCTCCCTGGATGAGCACGGCATCGCAGCTGCTCTGCTGCCCCTGGTCACTGCCTTCTGCCGG AAGCTGAGTCCAGGGGTGACGCAGTTTGCATACAGCTGCGTGCAGGAGCATGTGGTGTGGAGCACACCGCAGTTCTGGGAGGCCATGTTCTACGGGGACGTGCAAACCCACATCCGGGCCCTCTACCTGGAGCCTGCCGAGGACCAAGACCCCTTCTCG GTAGGGGAGGCGCCCCTGCAGGGGGACGAGCGTTCTGCCCTGGACGTGGCCTCTGAGCAGAGGCGACTGTGGCCCACGCTGAGCCGAGAGAAGCAGCAGGAGCTGGTGCAGAAGGAGGAGAGCACCGTCTTCAGCCAGGCCATCCACTATGCCAACCGCATGAGCTACCTGctcctgcccctggacagcagcAAGAGTCGCCTGCTCCGGGAGCGCGCGGGGCTGGGCGAGCTCGAGAGCGCCAGCAACAGCCTCGTCACCAACAG CATGGCGGGCAGCGTGGCCGAGAGCTACGACACGGAGAGCGGCTTCGAGGACGCGGAGGCCGGTGACGTGGCCGGGGCCGTGGTCCGCTTCATCAACCGCTTCGTGGACAAGGTCTGTACAGAGAGTGGGGTCACCAGCGACCACCTCAAGGGGCTGCACGTCATGGTGCCAG ACATCGTCCAGATGCACATCGAGACCCTGGAGGCTGTgcacagagagagcaagaggctgcCCCCCATCCAGAAG CCCAAGCTGCTTCGGCCGCGCCTGCTGCCCGGAGAGGAGTGTGTGCTGGACGGCCTTCGCGTCTACCTGTTGCCCGACGGGCGGGAGGAAGGCGCGGGGGGCCCCGGGGGCGGCCCTGCACTGCTGCCAGCCGAGGGCGCGGTCTTCCTCACCACCTACCGGGTCATCTTCACGGGGATGCCCACCGACCCCCTGG TGGGGGAGCAGGTGGTGGTCCGCTCCTTCCCGGTGGCCGCGCTGACCAAGGAGAAGCGCATCAGCGTCCAGACCCCGGTGGACCAGCTCCTGCAGGACGGGCTGCAGCTGCGCTCCTGCACCTTCCAG CTGCTGAAGATGGCGTTTGACGAGGAGGTGGGGTCTGACAGCGCCGAGCTCTTCCGCAAGCAGCTGCACAAGCTGCGGTACCCACCAGACATCAGAGGCACGTTCGCGCTCACCCTGGGTTCTGCCCACACCCCCGGCCGGCCGCCCCGTGCCACCAAGGACAAGGGGCCTTCCTTCAG gaCCCTGTCTAGGAACTTGGTGAAGAATGCCAAGAAGACTATCGGGCGGCAGTATGTCACTCGGAAGAAGTACAACCCCCCCAGCTGGGAGCATCGGGGCCAGCCGTCCCCCGAGGACCAAGAGGACGAGAtctctg TGTCGGAGGAGCTGGAGCCCAGCACGCTGACCCCATCCTCGGCCCTGAAGCCCTCGGACCGCATGACCATGAGCAGCCTGGTGGAGCGGGCATGCTGCCGGGACTACCAGCGCCTGGGGCTGGGCACGCTGAGCAGCAGCCTGAGCCGAGCCAAGTCTGAGCCCTTCCGGATCTCCCCGGTGAACCGCATGTACGCCATCTGCCGCAG CTACCCGGGGCTGCTGATCGTGCCCCAGAGCATCCAGGACAACGCTCTGCAGCGCGTCTCCCGCTGCTACCGTCAGAACCGCTTCCCGGTGGTCTGCTGGCGCAGCGGGCGCTCCAAGGCCGTGCTGCTGCGCTCTGGAGGCCTGCATGGCAAGGGTGTTGTCGGTCTCTTCAAGGCCCAGAATGCGCCTTCTCCAG GCCAGTCCCAGGCCGACTCCAGCAGCCTGGAACAAGAGAAGTACCTGCAGGCTGTAGTCAGCTCCATGCCGCGTTACGCGGATGCATCCGGTCGCAACACGCTCAGCGGCTTCTCCTCTGCCCACATGGGCAGCCATG TGCCCAGCCCCAGAGCCAGGGTCACCACGCTGTCCAACCCCATGGCGGCCTCGGCCTCCAGACGGACTGCGCCCCGAG GTAAATGGGGCAGTGTCCGGGCCAGCGGGCGCAGCGGTGGGCTCAGCACTGATGTGGGCTCCCGGCTAGCAGGTGTGGGCCCCCCCCAGGCCAACGGGGCCCCTCCTGACCCAGGCTTTCTGCGGCCCCAGCGCGCAGCCCTCTATATCATTGGAGACAAAGCCCAGCTGAAG ggtgtgCGACCAGACCCCCTGCAGCAGTGGGAGCTGGTGCCCATTGAGGTGTTTGAGGCGCGGCAGGTGAAGGCGAGCTTCAAGAAGCTGCTAAAGGCCTGTGTCCCTGGCTGTCCTGCCACCGAGCCCGGTCCAGCCTCCTTTCTGCGCTCACTGGAAGACTCAGAGTGGCTCATCCAG ATCCACAAGCTGCTGCAGGTGTCggtgctggtggtggagctcCTGGACTCGGGCTCCTCCGTCCTGGTGAGCCTGGAGGACGGCTGGGACATCACCACTCAg GTGGTGTCCCTGGTGCAGCTGCTCTCAGACCCCTTCTACCGCACCCTGGAGGGCTTCCGCCTGCTGGTGGAGAAGGAGTGGCTGTCCTTCGGCCATCGCTTCAGCCACCGCGGGGCCCACACCCTAGCTGGGCAGAGCAGTGGTttcactccagtcttcctgcaGTTCCTGGACTGTGTACACCAG ATCCACCTGCAGTTCCCCATGGAGTTCGAGTTCAGTCCTTTCTACCTCAAGTTCCTTGGCTACCATCACGTGTCCCGCCGCTTCCGGACCTTCCTGCTGGACTCAGACTATGAACGCATTGAGCTGG GGCTGCTTTACGAGGAGAAGGGGGAGCGCCGGGCCCCGCAGGCCTGCCGCTCGGTGTGGGAGTACGTGGAGCGGCTGAGCAAGCGGACGCCCGTGTTCTACAACTACATGTACGCACCGGAGGACGCGGAG GTCCTGCGGCCCTATAGCAACGTGTCCAACCTGAAGGTGTGGGACTTCTACACCGAGGAGACGCTGGCCGAGGGCCCCCCCTACGACTGGGAGCTGGCGCAGGGGCCCCCCGAGCCCCCGGAGGAAGAGCGGCCAGATGGGGGTGCCCCCCAGAGCAGGCGCCGGGTGGTGTGGCCCTGCTATGACAGCCGCCCCCGAGCCCAGCCCGATGCCATCTCCCGGCTCCTGGAG GAGATGCAGCGTTTGGAGACCGAGCTGGGCCGACCCCCTGAGCGCTGGAAGGACGCCTGGGATCGGGTGAAGGCAGCGCAGCGCCTCGAGGGCCGGCCAGACGGACGT GGCACCCCCAGCTCCCTGCTGGTGTCCAGCGTGCCCCACCACCGCCGCTCGCTGGGTGTGTACCTGCAGGAGGGCCCTGTGGGCTCCACGCTGAGCCTCAGCCTGGACAGCGACCAGAGCAGTGGCTCCACAGCGTCCAGCTCGCGGCAGGCAGCCCGCCGCAGCACCAGCACCCTCTACAGCCAGTTCCAGACGGCAGAGAGTGAGAACAG GTCCTATGAGGGCACCCTGTACAAGAAGGGCGCCTTCATGAAGCCCTGGAAGGCCCGCTGGTTCGTGCTGGACAAGACGAAGCACCAG CTGCGCTACTATGACCACCGCGTGGACACGGAGTGCAAGGGCGTCATCGACCTGGCCGAGGTGGAGGCTGTGGCACCCGGCGCACCCACCATGGGTGCCCCCAAGACTGTGGATGAGAAAGCTTTTTTTGAC GTGAAGACGACGCGTCGTGTTTACAACTTCTGTGCCCAGGACGTGCCGTCGGCCCAGCAGTGGGTGGACCAGATCCAGAGCTGCCTGTCGGACGCCTGA